The Acidobacteriota bacterium genome includes the window CGTCTCCTTGACCGAGGAGGGGATCGAGAAGTCCGAGAAGGCGCTCGGGATCACGAACCTCTACGACCCGGTGAACATGGACGTGCTCCACCACGTGAGCCAGGGGCTCCGGGCGCACACCCTCTTCAAGCGCGACGTCGACTACATGATCAAGGACGGCCAGGTCCTCATCGTCGACGAGTTCACGGGCCGCCTCATGCCGGGGCGCCGGTGGAGCGACGGGCTGCACCAGGCGATCGAGGCGAAGGAGGGGGTGCGGATCGAGCGCGAGAACCAGACCCTCGCGAGCATCACCTTCCAGAACTACTTCCGCATGTACTCGAAGCTCTCCGGGATGACCGGCACCGCCGACACCGAGGCGCACGAGTTCGACCAGATCTACAAGCTCGAGGTCTCCGTCATCCCGACCAATCGCGACCTCATCCGGCTCGAGAACCCCGACGTCGTGTACCGCACGCGCGAGGAGAAGTACCGCGCGGTCGTGCGGGAGATCGCGGAGCTCTACGAGAAGGGGCAGCCGGTCCTCGTGGGCACGACGTCGATCGAGAACTCCGAGCTGCTCCACGCGCAGCTCAAGAAGGACGGGGTCCCTCACACCGTCCTGAACGCGAAGTACCACGAGATGGAGGCGGAGATCGTCGCGCAAGCCGGCCGGAAGGCGGGGGTGACGATCGCCACCAACATGGCGGGGCGCGGCACCGACATCCTCCTGGGCGGGAACCCCGAGATGATGGCGAAGAAGAAGGCCGCCGCCATGGAGCCGCCGCCTTCGCCCTTGCAGTTCGAGCAGGTCCTCACCGACATGCGCGCGCAGTGCGAGGCCGAGCACGCCGAGGTGATCGCGCTCGGCGGGCTTCACATCCTCGGCACGGAGCGGCACGAGTCGCGGCGCATCGACAACCAGCTCCGCGGGCGCGCCGGCCGCCAGGGCGATCCCGGCTCGTCGCGCTTCTACCTGTCGCTCGAGGACGATCTCATGCGCATCTTCGGCGGCGATCGCCTGAAGGGGCTCTTCCTCAAGCTCGGGATGGAGGACGACGTGCCGATCGAGGCGGGGATCGTCAGCCGATCGATCGAGCGCGCGCAGAAGCAGGTCGAGGGGCAGCACTTCACGACCCGCAAGCACCTCCTCGAGTACGACGACGTCATGAACAAGCAGCGGACCGAAGTCTACCGCTGGCGCCTCGAGATCCTCCAGGGGAAGGGGAGCCGCGCGTACGTGCTGCAGAAGACCGAGGAGATCGTCGACTGGCTCCTCGAGACGCACGCCGGCGAGAAGGAAGACCCCTCCGAGTGGCGCACGGAAGAGCTCCGGAACGCCTACCTCCACCACTTCGGGCTGAAGCTCGCCGACGCAGACGTCGACTTCGCGAAGATCAACTTCCCCGAGCTCCGCGAGCACCTCCTGGGGGCCGCCACCACCCGGTACGAAGCCAGGGAGAAGGCCATAGGCCCCGAGATGATGCGCCGGCACGAGCAGGTCATCATGCTCAACATCGTCGATTCGCAGTGGAAGGATCACCTGTACGCGATGGATCACCTCAAGGAGGGGATCGGCCTTCGCGGCTACGGCCAGCGGGATCCCCTCACCGAGTACAAGCGCGAGTCGTTCGACATGTTCTCCGCCATGAAGGAGAGGATCGAGAACGAGATCGTCCGCTTCCTCTTCCACCTGGAGCCGGTGAACGAGGAGGAGCAGCGGAAGGAGCAGGAGCGCCGGGCGAGGGCGCGCGAGCGCGCGCTGGTCTTCTCGGCCCCGCCGAAGGAGGCGCCGGCCCCCGTCGCGAAGAAGGCCATGGACAAGGTGGGGCGCAACGATCCCTGCCCGTGCGGGTCGGGGAAGAAGTTC containing:
- the secA gene encoding preprotein translocase subunit SecA; the protein is MLSLLNALAASVVGTKHEREMKRLRPHVAAINLLEPAIQKLTDAELAAKTPVLREKVARGASLDDVLHESFAVVREVSRRTLRMRHFDVQLIGGMVLHNGKIAEMKTGEGKTLVATLPAYLNALSGKGVHCITVNDYLARRDSEWMGQIYRALGLSVGLIQHSSSDAERQQAYGSDVTYGTNNEYGFDYLRDNMKYSLESYVQQRGHNFGIVDEVDSILIDEARTPLIISGPAEESTDLYHRIDKIIPRLEKETDFVIDEKAKTVSLTEEGIEKSEKALGITNLYDPVNMDVLHHVSQGLRAHTLFKRDVDYMIKDGQVLIVDEFTGRLMPGRRWSDGLHQAIEAKEGVRIERENQTLASITFQNYFRMYSKLSGMTGTADTEAHEFDQIYKLEVSVIPTNRDLIRLENPDVVYRTREEKYRAVVREIAELYEKGQPVLVGTTSIENSELLHAQLKKDGVPHTVLNAKYHEMEAEIVAQAGRKAGVTIATNMAGRGTDILLGGNPEMMAKKKAAAMEPPPSPLQFEQVLTDMRAQCEAEHAEVIALGGLHILGTERHESRRIDNQLRGRAGRQGDPGSSRFYLSLEDDLMRIFGGDRLKGLFLKLGMEDDVPIEAGIVSRSIERAQKQVEGQHFTTRKHLLEYDDVMNKQRTEVYRWRLEILQGKGSRAYVLQKTEEIVDWLLETHAGEKEDPSEWRTEELRNAYLHHFGLKLADADVDFAKINFPELREHLLGAATTRYEAREKAIGPEMMRRHEQVIMLNIVDSQWKDHLYAMDHLKEGIGLRGYGQRDPLTEYKRESFDMFSAMKERIENEIVRFLFHLEPVNEEEQRKEQERRARARERALVFSAPPKEAPAPVAKKAMDKVGRNDPCPCGSGKKFKKCHGDAEGAGAGAAPAGRAAGR